From the genome of Geobacter sp. SVR, one region includes:
- a CDS encoding acetoacetate decarboxylase family protein, which yields MLNGYTLPLTPRGTSSLAPRPPWHYVGNCLAVEYEASPEAVRSFLPAGLDYHSPRCAVYFVEWQYASEEGEEYLDPVRSQYRETIFLISASFEGSECAYCPFIWVDQDVSLMRGLAQGWPKQIGSTWISRSYDLPSKAAPVTGPGGRFGATLAVKDRRLAEAVVTLREETTQLPSPNFAKAVNTRHFPELAAGLHDRPAVHELVQLKSRDVRISPIWKGEADLRIFDHPYLELPDLAPTVVNGGYRFSCALTVDDLLFLRNLKDEA from the coding sequence ATGCTCAACGGTTACACCCTTCCGCTTACACCGCGCGGTACCTCCAGCCTTGCGCCCAGACCACCCTGGCACTATGTCGGAAACTGCCTGGCCGTTGAATATGAAGCTTCTCCGGAGGCGGTGCGGTCATTCCTGCCGGCGGGACTCGACTATCATTCGCCCCGCTGCGCCGTTTATTTCGTGGAGTGGCAGTATGCCAGCGAAGAGGGGGAGGAGTACCTGGACCCGGTCCGGAGCCAGTATCGTGAGACGATCTTCCTGATATCCGCCAGCTTCGAAGGGAGTGAATGCGCCTACTGCCCTTTCATCTGGGTCGACCAGGATGTTTCCCTGATGCGCGGACTGGCCCAGGGCTGGCCCAAGCAGATCGGTTCGACCTGGATTTCCCGCTCCTATGACCTGCCGTCCAAGGCGGCGCCCGTAACCGGCCCCGGCGGAAGATTCGGCGCCACCCTGGCGGTCAAGGATCGCCGTCTGGCGGAAGCGGTGGTCACACTGCGGGAAGAGACCACGCAGCTCCCTTCTCCAAACTTTGCCAAGGCCGTCAACACGCGCCATTTTCCCGAGTTGGCGGCAGGACTCCACGACCGGCCTGCGGTCCACGAGCTGGTGCAGCTCAAATCCCGCGACGTCCGCATCTCCCCGATCTGGAAGGGGGAGGCTGACCTGCGGATCTTCGATCATCCCTACCTGGAGCTTCCCGACCTGGCGCCGACCGTTGTCAATGGCGGATACCGCTTTTCGTGCGCATTGACGGTCGACGACCTGCTCTTCCTGCGCAACCTCAAGGATGAAGCGTGA
- a CDS encoding DUF2917 domain-containing protein — protein sequence MEFCLGSGELVRLEGGKAGLVLRCTAGAVWLTKGDGIDYLIPAGRRMSLARGESALVEALEAAELRLGESASAGDAVKRVIALAAC from the coding sequence ATGGAATTTTGTCTCGGGTCGGGTGAATTGGTTCGTCTCGAAGGGGGGAAAGCGGGTCTGGTGCTGCGTTGTACGGCAGGCGCTGTGTGGCTGACAAAAGGGGACGGTATCGACTATCTGATCCCGGCCGGCCGGCGCATGTCGCTTGCCAGAGGGGAAAGCGCCCTGGTTGAAGCGCTCGAAGCTGCCGAACTCCGGTTGGGTGAGTCCGCATCGGCCGGAGACGCAGTGAAGCGTGTCATCGCCCTGGCTGCCTGCTGA
- a CDS encoding LysE/ArgO family amino acid transporter: MNQSAFNPLFSGFGLGASLIIAIGSQNAFVLRQGLKREFVFTVCTVCFLCDAILIALGAGGFGALVASSPLLLDLACWSGAAFLVLYGVRSFHAALNPGVLAAADDGSPLNALLKVVLTTLALTLLNPHVYLDTVLLLGSLAAQYPGQARMLFAVGAMAASFVWFFGLGYGARIIEPLFRRPAAWRILDVLVGCTMWFIAGNLVWSRFTAG, from the coding sequence TTGAATCAGAGTGCTTTCAATCCCCTGTTCAGCGGTTTCGGGCTCGGTGCGAGCCTGATCATCGCCATCGGCAGTCAGAATGCTTTTGTGCTCAGGCAAGGGCTGAAGCGGGAATTCGTCTTTACCGTCTGCACCGTCTGCTTTCTCTGCGATGCCATCCTGATCGCCCTTGGCGCGGGTGGCTTCGGCGCGCTGGTAGCATCTTCCCCCCTGCTGCTGGATCTGGCCTGCTGGAGCGGGGCTGCTTTTCTGGTACTGTACGGCGTGCGCTCCTTCCATGCGGCGCTCAACCCCGGCGTGCTGGCGGCCGCAGACGACGGCTCTCCGCTGAATGCCCTGCTGAAAGTGGTTCTGACCACCCTGGCCCTGACCCTGCTGAACCCGCACGTATACCTGGATACGGTGCTGCTGCTCGGCAGCCTGGCTGCCCAATACCCTGGCCAGGCCCGGATGCTGTTCGCTGTCGGGGCCATGGCTGCTTCATTCGTCTGGTTTTTCGGACTGGGGTACGGCGCGCGGATCATCGAACCGCTCTTCCGCAGACCGGCGGCCTGGCGCATCCTCGACGTGCTGGTCGGCTGCACCATGTGGTTCATTGCCGGCAATCTGGTATGGTCCCGGTTCACAGCCGGGTAG
- a CDS encoding MarC family protein: protein MDIYGDFFFHIWIKFFFLLTPFFVLSAFLAMTQHNTSSERRTLALRVTVAVLVACFTLYFFGNTLFSLFGVTLDSFRIGAGCLLFLSAVHMVHGDDSPPTSERREAISVVPLAIPVTVGPGTTGALLVMGAEIQQTWQIFVGCAALATAVVCVGVLLFSAASIEHLIGKKGITILSKLTGLFVAALAAQIVFTGVKNFLMIK, encoded by the coding sequence ATGGACATCTACGGCGATTTTTTCTTCCACATCTGGATCAAATTCTTTTTCCTGCTCACTCCTTTTTTCGTGCTCTCGGCCTTCCTGGCCATGACGCAGCACAATACCTCCAGCGAGCGGCGCACCCTGGCCCTGCGGGTGACCGTTGCCGTGCTGGTGGCCTGCTTTACCCTGTATTTCTTCGGCAACACCCTGTTCTCCCTGTTCGGCGTGACCCTGGACTCGTTCAGGATCGGGGCCGGCTGTCTGCTTTTCCTCTCTGCCGTGCACATGGTACATGGCGACGATTCCCCCCCCACCAGTGAGCGTCGTGAAGCAATCTCGGTGGTGCCGCTCGCCATCCCGGTCACCGTCGGGCCGGGTACTACCGGCGCACTGCTGGTCATGGGGGCCGAGATTCAGCAAACCTGGCAGATCTTTGTCGGCTGCGCCGCCTTGGCCACGGCAGTGGTCTGCGTGGGCGTGCTGCTGTTTTCGGCCGCTTCCATCGAGCACCTGATCGGCAAGAAAGGCATCACCATCCTCAGCAAACTGACCGGACTGTTCGTGGCGGCCCTGGCTGCCCAGATCGTCTTTACGGGGGTAAAAAACTTCCTGATGATCAAGTGA
- a CDS encoding PLP-dependent aminotransferase family protein, translating into MINVSDNTDCMAPLYEQVAVEISALIEQGTFRVGDRVPSIRQLSRRFEVSINTVMQAYALLEDRRLIEARPQSGYYVRARAPEISEPELPHRHPIEPASVTATISDLCQEVIKSRMNRDLLPLGSAVPHPQHLPVDKLNRLLASESRRFPDQSISYQPPRGSERLRVQIAQRSLMAGISARPDEIFVTSGCVEAVLLALRATCQPGDTIAVESPFYFNFLQLIAELGLKALEVPATPREGISIEALRYVISQNRIKACLIVPNFSNPLGSLMPAERKRELVELLATHEIPLIEDDIYGDLVFGKERPVAAKSFDRRELVIYCTSISKTLAPGYRVGWAVAGRFQPEMERLKMMMNLATSSPPQLALAEFLATGGYDHHLRTVRRIYAGNISRMADAVARYFPAGTRMTRPSGGFMLWVEMPEGCDAIKLYHRALGHGISIAPGPLFSLTGKYPNHIRLSSSLWDERIEQGIKTLGTLAQGLL; encoded by the coding sequence ATGATCAACGTATCGGACAATACGGACTGCATGGCGCCACTCTATGAACAGGTGGCAGTAGAGATTTCGGCACTGATCGAGCAAGGCACCTTCCGGGTCGGCGACCGGGTGCCCTCCATCAGGCAGTTGAGCCGCAGGTTCGAGGTCAGCATCAACACGGTCATGCAGGCCTACGCCCTGCTGGAGGATCGCCGCCTAATCGAGGCCCGTCCCCAGTCCGGGTACTATGTGCGTGCCCGGGCGCCGGAGATCAGCGAACCGGAACTGCCGCACCGCCACCCGATTGAACCGGCCTCGGTGACCGCGACCATCAGCGACCTGTGCCAGGAGGTGATCAAGAGCAGGATGAACCGGGACCTGCTGCCCTTGGGAAGCGCGGTTCCGCACCCGCAGCACCTGCCTGTCGACAAGCTGAACCGTCTGCTGGCGAGCGAATCGCGGCGGTTTCCCGACCAGAGCATATCGTACCAGCCCCCGCGCGGGTCGGAGCGGTTACGGGTCCAGATTGCCCAGCGTTCTCTGATGGCGGGAATCAGCGCCCGGCCGGACGAGATATTCGTCACCTCGGGATGCGTGGAAGCGGTGCTACTGGCCCTGCGCGCCACCTGCCAGCCCGGAGACACCATTGCGGTGGAATCCCCCTTTTATTTCAATTTTCTGCAGCTGATCGCCGAACTGGGATTGAAGGCGCTGGAGGTGCCGGCCACTCCCCGCGAGGGCATCAGTATCGAGGCCCTGCGCTACGTCATAAGCCAGAACCGGATCAAAGCCTGCCTGATCGTCCCCAATTTCAGCAACCCCCTGGGAAGCCTGATGCCGGCCGAGCGCAAACGCGAACTGGTGGAGCTTCTGGCAACCCATGAAATTCCCCTGATCGAGGACGACATCTACGGTGATCTGGTCTTCGGCAAGGAGCGGCCGGTGGCGGCCAAGTCATTCGATCGCAGGGAGCTGGTCATCTACTGCACCTCCATCTCAAAAACCCTGGCTCCGGGCTACCGAGTGGGCTGGGCCGTTGCCGGCCGTTTTCAGCCGGAGATGGAACGACTCAAGATGATGATGAACCTCGCCACTTCGTCTCCCCCGCAACTGGCCCTGGCCGAATTTCTGGCCACCGGCGGCTATGATCACCACCTGAGGACGGTCCGGCGCATCTACGCCGGCAATATTTCCCGGATGGCCGATGCCGTGGCGCGCTATTTCCCGGCTGGAACGCGCATGACGCGGCCGTCGGGGGGCTTCATGCTGTGGGTCGAGATGCCGGAAGGGTGCGATGCCATCAAGCTGTACCACCGGGCGCTGGGCCATGGCATCAGCATCGCACCGGGGCCGCTCTTTTCCCTGACCGGCAAATACCCCAATCATATCCGGCTTTCGTCATCCCTGTGGGACGAGCGGATAGAGCAGGGTATCAAGACGCTGGGAACGTTGGCGCAAGGACTGTTGTGA
- a CDS encoding hydrolase → MNRKPDRAEAWNLLTEFVHSDNLRRHALAVEAVMRHLARKRAADEEEWGGIGLVHDIDYERYPEEHCTKVRDILGQHGWPEEYIRAVVSHGWGICSEEEPLTDLEKSLYAVDELTGLVAAAALVRPSRSVLDLPVKSVLKKWKDKTFAAGADRSVIERGAAMLGVSIEELVADTIEGMQAEAEAIGLKGNL, encoded by the coding sequence ATGAATAGAAAACCTGATCGCGCAGAAGCCTGGAACCTGCTGACAGAGTTCGTGCACAGCGACAATCTCCGGCGCCATGCCCTGGCAGTGGAGGCGGTCATGCGGCATCTGGCCCGGAAGCGGGCTGCGGATGAAGAGGAGTGGGGGGGGATCGGACTGGTCCATGACATCGATTACGAGCGCTACCCGGAGGAGCATTGCACCAAAGTCCGGGACATTCTCGGCCAACACGGCTGGCCGGAGGAGTACATTCGGGCCGTGGTTTCGCACGGCTGGGGCATCTGCAGCGAGGAGGAGCCGCTGACGGACCTGGAAAAGAGCCTCTACGCCGTCGACGAATTGACCGGGCTGGTGGCCGCCGCCGCGCTGGTTCGCCCGTCCCGGAGCGTTCTGGATCTGCCGGTGAAGAGCGTGCTCAAGAAATGGAAGGACAAGACCTTTGCCGCCGGGGCCGACCGTTCCGTCATAGAACGGGGGGCCGCGATGCTGGGCGTTTCGATCGAGGAACTGGTGGCCGATACCATCGAAGGGATGCAAGCCGAGGCTGAGGCTATCGGGCTCAAGGGAAATCTGTAG